A single region of the Sciurus carolinensis chromosome 16, mSciCar1.2, whole genome shotgun sequence genome encodes:
- the LOC124967266 gene encoding peptidyl-prolyl cis-trans isomerase A-like — MCQGGDFTSHNGTGGKSIYGETLDDDNFILKHTGLGILSMANAGPNANSSQFFICTAKTEWWGGKHVAFGKVKEGMNIVEVMEHFGSRNGKTSKKITIMDCGQL, encoded by the coding sequence ATGTGCCAGGGTGGTGACTTCACAAGCCATAATGGCACTGGCGGCAAGTCCATCTATGGGGAGACGTTAGATGATGACAACTTCATCCTGAAGCATACAGGCCTTGGGATCTTGTCTATGGCAAATGCTGGGCCAAACGCAAACAGTTCTCAGTTTTTCATCTGCACTGCCAAGACTGAGTGGTGGGGTGGCAAGCATGTGGCCTTTGGgaaggtgaaagagggcatgaaCATCGTGGAAGTCATGGAGCACTTTGGGTCCAGGAATGGCAAGACCAGCAAGAAGATCACCATTATGGACTGTGGACAACTCTAA